A genomic segment from Chanos chanos chromosome 2, fChaCha1.1, whole genome shotgun sequence encodes:
- the il34 gene encoding interleukin-34, which translates to MYSNGDMFWSRVGLLLAVLGFMCVLPVWTVHPSGGLCVSLETLREKLSSSLRRRYMKQNFPINYTVKVRYEEVFRLHNISRLQQEEGVLTSDLQDLWLMVNQEVVKKVLRVLPERHPTRHRYLTELEKLFRMFQQNYDAEVKKDTDEERELPVRIQNIWDRLSDRDYKGWRSVTPKSLLDNCYRTMHCLFQQQCFRDQEGEYDYCSILHWRKGKREIYHSTTQQPTTQTLPTQEPQPT; encoded by the exons ATGTACAGCAATGGAGACATGTTCTGGTCAAGAGTGGGGCTTCTCTTAGCAGTGCTGG gttttatgtgtgtgttacctgtatGGACAGTTCACCCCTCTGGTGGCCTCTGTGTGTCCCTGGAGACattgagagagaaactcagctCCAGCCTCAGGAGACGCTACATG aaacaaaatttTCCCATTAACTACACTGTCAAAGTGCGCTATGAGGAGGTCTTCAGGCTACACAACATCAGCCGCCTG CAACAGGAGGAAGGTGTATTGACCAGTGATCTGCAGGATCTGTGGCTGATGGTAAATCAGGAGGTTGTGAAGAAGGTTTTGAGGGTGCTGCCCGAGAGGCACCCCACCCGCCACAGGTACCTGACTGAACTGGAGAAACTCTTCAGAATGTTCCAGCAGAACTACGATGCAGAGGTgaagaaagacacagatgaAGAG agagaactccCAGTCAGAATCCAGAACATCTGGGATCGATTGAGTGACCGTGATTACAAAGGTTGGAGATCGGTGACACCCAAATCCTTACTGGACAACTGTTACCGAACCATGCACTGCCTCTTCCAACAACAGTGCTTCCGTGATCAGGAAGGGGAATATGATT ATTGCAGCATCCTTCATTggagaaaagggaagagagaaataTACCATTCAACAACGCAGCAGCccaccacacaaacattaccCACCCAAGAACCTCAGCCAACCTGA